In Cicer arietinum cultivar CDC Frontier isolate Library 1 chromosome 1, Cicar.CDCFrontier_v2.0, whole genome shotgun sequence, one DNA window encodes the following:
- the LOC101491789 gene encoding uncharacterized protein: MEFFQRAKVVRLRSHHDKYLLADDDQEGVYQDRLGCYNNAKWTVEIVDQVNLIRLKSCYGKYLTASNMPCFFRATGKKVLQTLPTRLNSSLEWEPIRDGNHVRLRTRYGQFLRANGGLPPWRNSITHDIPHRTKTINWVLWEVDLVELRPQQPKQIEGPTPSGVTQCHDSPSHPSHSPSPPRSHSPSPPHSDDDEDDSLAITDLSFSIPNQGGDLEDNSGSPVKEGRIIFYNVGDENGDVYEESEEKFFTFKGSCVDELNEKLKEETGLDDIVVCCRNPFTAKLYPLRLQLPPNNVDLHVVVVPSSFQE; the protein is encoded by the exons ATGGAATTCTTCCAAAGGGCTAAAGTGGTGCGTTTGAGAAGCCatcatgacaaatatttgttagcAGATGATGATCAAGAAGGTGTTTACCAAGATCGTCTTGGCTGCTACAACAATGCTAAATGGACGGTGGAGATTGTAGATCAAGTAAACTTGATAAGATTGAAAAGTTGTTATGGAAAATACTTAACCGCCTCTAATATGCCATGCTTTTTTCGCGCAACGGGAAAGAAAGTGTTGCAAACACTTCCCACAAGATTGAATTCTTCTTTAGAATGGGAACCTATACGAGATGGTAATCATGTTAGACTTAGGACTCGTTATGGCCAATTTTTACGTGCCAATGGAGGGTTACCTCCTTGGAGAAACTCCATCACACATGACATCCCACATCGTACTAAAACTATTAATTGGGTTTTATGGGAGGTGGATCTTGTCGAGCTTCGCCCACAACAACCTAAGCAAATAGAAGGCCCCACACCTAGTGGTGTAACTCAATGTCACGACTCTCCGTCACATCCATCTCATTCTCCTTCTCCTCCTCGATCTCATTCTCCTTCTCCTCCTCATTcagatgatgatgaagatgattCGTTAGCTATAACTGATCTAAGTTTTTCCATACCAAATCAG GGCGGAGATTTAGAAGATAATAGTGGATCACCGGTGAAAGAAGggagaataatattttataatgtgGGTGATGAAAATGGGGATGTTTATGAAGAAAGTGAAGAAAAATTCTTTACATTCAAAGGAAGTTGCGTAGATGAATTAAATGAGAAGTTAAAGGAAGAAACAGGACTTGATGATATTGTTGTATGTTGCCGTAACCCATTCACTGCAAAATTATATCCTCTTCGTTTACAATTACCTCCAAATAATGTTGATTTGCACGTTGTTGTCGTTCCTTCCTCATTTCAAG AATAA
- the LOC101493445 gene encoding protein PLANT CADMIUM RESISTANCE 8-like, with amino-acid sequence MGDLEKQEEKVVVLDEEKEGEEEKERLLEGTAVLDFDMLCSSVALQTAHGTWGKLGGTNFGGDDDDDGEQRGEEFGGVLRMWEGEVLDCFDHRCIALESTCCPCYRFGKNMKRAGLGSCYIQAFVYFLLAICALFNSIAFIVTRHHYFLYIAVAFIITGGAYLGFYRTRMRKKFNIKGSDSLVDDCVYHFVCPCCTLCQESRTLEINNVQDGTWHGRGGTICIGGIGDRSKELSELIPPPIESINLTNR; translated from the exons ATGGGGGATTTGGAGAAACAAGAGGAGAAGGTGGTGGTGTTGgatgaagaaaaagaaggagaagaagaaaaagagaggCTTTTGGAGGGTACGGCGGTTTTGGATTTTGACATGCTTTGTTCATCTGTGGCTTTGCAAACTGCACATGGAACTTGGGGGAAGCTTGGTGGAACAAACTTTGGTGGTGATGATGATGACGATGGTGAACAACGTGGTGAAGAGTTTGGTGGTGTTTTGAGGATGTGGGAAGGTGAAGTTCTTGATTGTTTCGATCATCGTTGCATTGCTCTTGAATCTACATG TTGTCCCTGCTACCGATTCGGGAAGAACATGAAGCGAGCTGGTCTTGGTTCCTGCTATATTCAG GCATTTGTATATTTCCTTCTTGCCATCTGTGCTCTTTTCAACTCCATAGCCTTTATTGTCACGAGACATCACTACTTTCTGTACATAGCAGTTGCCTTCATTATTACTGGTGGAGCATATTTAGGATTCTACCGAACTCGTATGCGAAAGAAATTCAACATCAAG GGTAGCGACAGTTTGGTGGACGATTGTGTGTACCATTTTGTCTGTCCTTGTTGTACATTGTGTCAG GAGTCAAGAACACTGGAGATTAACAACGTCCAAGACGGCACTTGGCACGGTCGTGGTGGCACCATATGCATAGGTGGCATTGGGGATAGGAGTAAAGAACTCTCTGAGTTGATTCCTCCTCCTATTGAGTCCATCAACCTTACTAATAGATAA
- the LOC101493767 gene encoding putative cyclin-D6-1 isoform X2, whose product MEFDLEDPLANFKEQQNYTISELFASETNHMPSPNCFNSTHCEAISLIFQVQLSCNLEPFVAYLAINYFNRFMSRQEIPGKPWLIRLIVTSCLSLASKMNSTHLSFSNLQREGCKFDGESIQKMELVILGALDWRMRSITPFPFLHFFISLAEIKDQSLKERASEIIFNAHNEIKLLEYKPSTVAAASLIYASYELFPQQYSIMRDTITACKHIDQETLEKCVDLMQEMERNEVKGLMKDRRFLSNETSTKRQRI is encoded by the exons ATGGAATTTGATCTGGAAGACCCTCTAGCTAACTTCAAAGAACAACAAAACTATACTATATCAGAACTCTTTGCCTCAGAAACTAACCATATGCCCTCACCAAACTGCTTTAATTCAACACATTGTGAAGCCATTTCTCTCATTTTTCAG GTTCAGCTTTCTTGCAATTTGGAACCATTTGTAGCTTATCTTGCTATAAATTACTTCAACCGTTTCATGTCAAGGCAAGAAATTCCA GGGAAACCATGGTTAATTAGGCTCATTGTCACATCATGTCTTTCTCTTGCTTCAAAAATGAACAGCACACATTTATCATTTTCCAACTTGCAG AGAGAGGGTTGCAAGTTTGATGGTGAAAGTATTCAGAAAATGGAACTAGTTATTCTGGGAGCTCTGGATTGGCGTATGAGGTCAATTACACCTTTTCCTTTCTTGCATTTCTTCATCTCTTTAGCTGAAATCAAAGACCAATCACTTAAAGAGAGAGCTTCAGAGATAATCTTCAATGCTCATAATG AGATTAAGCTTTTAGAGTATAAACCCTCAACTGTTGCAGCAGCTTCCCTTATCTATGCATCTTATGAATTATTCCCACAGCAATATTCTATTATGAGAGATACAATTACAGCTTGTAAGCATATAGACCAG GAGACATTGGAAAAGTGCGTTGATTTGATGCAAGAGATGGAGAGAAATGAAGTAAAAGGGTTAATGAAAGATAGAAGGTTCTTAAGCAATGAAACAAGCACTAAACGGCAAAGAATCTGA
- the LOC101492453 gene encoding calcium-binding protein KRP1-like produces the protein MASNSRKKSGSVVFEDYFPSMMEKLGSEGFMKELANGFNVLMDIEKKVITFESLKRNSALLGLEGMSDDEIMCMLREGDLDGDGALNEMEFCTLMFRLSPALMNNSKQLLEEAIFTGR, from the coding sequence atggcATCCAATTCAAGAAAGAAGAGTGGATCGGTTGTTTTTGAGGACTATTTCCCTTCAATGATGGAGAAATTGGGAAGTGAAGGGTTTATGAAGGAGTTGGCAAATGGTTTTAATGTGTTGATGGACATAGAGAAGAAAGTGATAACATTTGAGAGTTTGAAAAGGAACTCTGCATTGCTTGGGTTGGAAGGTATGAGTGATGATGAGATTATGTGCATGCTTAGAGAAGGTGATCTTGATGGAGATGGAGCTCTTAATGAGATGGAGTTTTGTACTCTCATGTTTAGGTTGAGTCCTGCTTTGATGAATAACTCTAAGCAACTTTTGGAAGAAGCTATTTTCACTGGCCGTTAG
- the LOC101493767 gene encoding putative cyclin-D6-1 isoform X1, whose product MEFDLEDPLANFKEQQNYTISELFASETNHMPSPNCFNSTHCEAISLIFQVQLSCNLEPFVAYLAINYFNRFMSRQEIPQGKPWLIRLIVTSCLSLASKMNSTHLSFSNLQREGCKFDGESIQKMELVILGALDWRMRSITPFPFLHFFISLAEIKDQSLKERASEIIFNAHNEIKLLEYKPSTVAAASLIYASYELFPQQYSIMRDTITACKHIDQETLEKCVDLMQEMERNEVKGLMKDRRFLSNETSTKRQRI is encoded by the exons ATGGAATTTGATCTGGAAGACCCTCTAGCTAACTTCAAAGAACAACAAAACTATACTATATCAGAACTCTTTGCCTCAGAAACTAACCATATGCCCTCACCAAACTGCTTTAATTCAACACATTGTGAAGCCATTTCTCTCATTTTTCAG GTTCAGCTTTCTTGCAATTTGGAACCATTTGTAGCTTATCTTGCTATAAATTACTTCAACCGTTTCATGTCAAGGCAAGAAATTCCA CAGGGGAAACCATGGTTAATTAGGCTCATTGTCACATCATGTCTTTCTCTTGCTTCAAAAATGAACAGCACACATTTATCATTTTCCAACTTGCAG AGAGAGGGTTGCAAGTTTGATGGTGAAAGTATTCAGAAAATGGAACTAGTTATTCTGGGAGCTCTGGATTGGCGTATGAGGTCAATTACACCTTTTCCTTTCTTGCATTTCTTCATCTCTTTAGCTGAAATCAAAGACCAATCACTTAAAGAGAGAGCTTCAGAGATAATCTTCAATGCTCATAATG AGATTAAGCTTTTAGAGTATAAACCCTCAACTGTTGCAGCAGCTTCCCTTATCTATGCATCTTATGAATTATTCCCACAGCAATATTCTATTATGAGAGATACAATTACAGCTTGTAAGCATATAGACCAG GAGACATTGGAAAAGTGCGTTGATTTGATGCAAGAGATGGAGAGAAATGAAGTAAAAGGGTTAATGAAAGATAGAAGGTTCTTAAGCAATGAAACAAGCACTAAACGGCAAAGAATCTGA
- the LOC101492786 gene encoding uncharacterized protein has protein sequence MKKKCELCNNPAKLFCESDQASLCWECDTKVHTANFIVTKHHRFLLCHICQSLTPWHGTGPNFVPTISLCNHCVSLTNNNNHDHDHHGDTDDDDDDEEYQVVPWTSPPQVSTSSSNSSTSNTK, from the coding sequence ATGAAGAAGAAATGCGAACTGTGCAACAATCCTGCAAAATTGTTCTGTGAATCAGATCAAGCTAGTCTTTGTTGGGAATGTGATACAAAGGTTCACACTGCAAACTTCATCGTCACAAAGCATCACAGGTTTCTTCTATGTCATATTTGTCAATCTCTAACACCTTGGCATGGCACTGGACCCAACTTTGTACCTACCATCTCCCTATGCAACCACTGTGTCTCTCTTACCAACAATAACAATCATGATCATGATCATCATGGTGACacagatgatgatgatgatgatgaagaataTCAAGTGGTTCCATGGACATCTCCACCACAAGTTTCTACTAGTTCTTCAAACAGTTCAACTAGTAATACcaaatag
- the LOC101492113 gene encoding OVARIAN TUMOR DOMAIN-containing deubiquitinating enzyme 1 yields the protein MGDKEKEPVLEDDAMGSCSAWGNFEDDDVMQQQCSIQDDEAKKFPYVGDKEPLSSLAAEYQSGSPILLEKIKVLDEQYAAIRRTRGDGNCFFRGFMFSYLEHILESQDNAEIDRVKANVERSRKALQTLGYAELTFEDFFTLFLEQLEDVIQGKETSISHEELVLRSRDQSVSDYVVMFFRFVTSAEIQKRSEFFEPFIMGLTNTTVEQFCKSAVEPMGEESDHVHITSLSDALGIPIRVVYLDRSSCDTGGVSVNHHDFIPVATDLPNASGSTEKNNPFITLLYRPGHYDILYPKGG from the exons ATGGGGGATAAAGAAAAAGAACCAGTCTTGGAAGATGATGCAATGGGTTCATGTTCTGCGTGGGGCAATTTTGAGGACGACGATGTAATGCAGCAACAATGCTCGATTCAGGATGATGAAGCCAAGAAATTTCCATATGTTGGTGACAAG GAACCGCTGTCTAGCTTGGCTGCTGAATATCAATCAGGCAGTCCTATCTTACTGGAGAAAATCAAG GTGCTTGATGAGCAATATGCTGCCATTCGGCGTACTCGGGGAGATGGAAACTGCTTCTTTCGAGGCTTTATGTTTTCGTACCTT gAGCATATTTTGGAATCTCAAGACAATGCAGAAATTGACCGCGTCAAAGCCAACGTTGAGCGAAGTAGAAAAGCACTTCAGACCTTGGGTTATGCAGAGTTGACTTTTGAAGATTTTTTTACG CTATTCCTTGAGCAGCTGGAAGATGTTATTCAAGGGAAA GAGACTTCCATAAG TCATGAAGAGCTTGTTCTTAGAAGCCGAGATCAGTCAGTTTCGGATTATG TTGTTATGTTCTTCAGATTTGTTACATCTGCTGAAATACAAAAGCGCTCAGAATTTTTCGAACCTTTCATAATGGGCTTAACCAATACAACAGTTGAGCAG TTTTGCAAATCAGCTGTTGAACCAATGGGTGAAGAGAGCGACCATGTGCACATTACCTCCCTTTCAGATGCGTTGGGCATTCCAATCCGTGTTGTGTACCTTGACCGCAGCTCATGTGATACTGGCGGTGTCAGTGTAAATCATCATGATTTTATTCCAGTTGCAACTGATCTCCCAAATGCTAGTGGCAGCACTGAAAAGAACAATCCCTTCATCACATTACTATATCGCCCTGGTCACTATGATATCCTCTACCCAAAGGGAGGATAA
- the LOC101491474 gene encoding uncharacterized protein At1g08160-like, protein MAQPLTQSHPQPTKTKSSILLRYIAIIILALIILVGIAVLIIWLVLKPKHLQYSVENASIHDFNLTDANHLYANFDFTIRANNPNSKVSFYYDSVEVSVRYEDQTLATNAVQPFFQPHKNVTRMHVRLTSQTVALYDSVPKDLKLEKSSGDIELDVLIRARIRFKVGMWKSKHRILKIFCSPVLVNFSKAKSFERAYCDVEM, encoded by the coding sequence ATGGCTCAACCTCTCACACAATCACATCCTCAACCAACCAAAACAAAAAGTTCAATTCTGCTTCGTTACATTGCCATAATCATTTTGGCCTTAATAATCCTTGTAGGTATAGCTGTACTCATAATTTGGTTAGTTTTGAAACCAAAACACTTGCAATATAGTGTAGAAAATGCTTCAATTCACGATTTCAATTTAACTGATGCAAATCATCTCTATGCAAACTTTGATTTCACTATAAGAGCAAACAATCCTAATTCCAAAGTTTCATTTTACTATGATTCTGTCGAGGTTTCGGTGCGTTACGAGGATCAAACATTAGCAACAAATGCGGTTCAACCATTTTTTCAACCACATAAGAATGTGACTAGGATGCATGTGAGACTAACTTCTCAAACTGTGGCTTTGTATGATTCTGTTCCAAAAGATCTTAAGCTTGAGAAATCTTCAGGGGATATTGAGTTAGATGTTTTGATAAGGGCAAGGATAAGGTTTAAGGTTGGAATGTGGAAGTCAAAACATCGtattttgaagattttttgTTCTCCTGTTTTGGTCAACTTTTCTAAAGCTAAGAGTTTTGAAAGGGCTTATTGTGATGTAGAAATGTAA
- the LOC101493116 gene encoding E3 ubiquitin-protein ligase CSU1 yields MPQRHSKNNNDLAFFTYDEKRKLGYGTQKERLGKDSIKPFDACCLCLKSLIDPMSCQKGHLFCKECILQCLLSQKKDIQRRLVAHSAQQKQEKEEEEEKLMLQKAKELDAFDQQNHGAVPQYSDRNYSRDKNGFHGANSVKVTSYEEEALRTMKAFWLPSATPEASVKVEAPSTSTLCPEGNEKLKLKTLFPVQFTEDTSEQKKSNALDRTYICPSCKTTLTNTMSLVALSSCGHVFCKKCSDRFMAVDKVCLVCNKACKERHLVNLEKGGTGFAGHDDHLEAKDFKHLGSGSGLGLVRPAMKT; encoded by the exons ATGCCTCAGAGACATTCGAAAAACAACAACGATCTCGCGTTCTTCACGTACGATGAGAAGCGGAAACTTGGTTATGGGACGCAGAAGGAGAGGCTGGGTAAGGATTCCATCAAACCCTTCGATGCATGTTGTCTCTGCCTCAAATCGTTAATCGATCCTATGAGCTGCCAAAAAGGTCATCTCTTCTGCAAAGAGTGCATTCTCCAGTGCTTATTGTCTCAGAAGAAAGACATTCAAAG gAGGCTTGTGGCCCATTCTGCTCAGCAGAAGCAAGaaaaagaagaggaagaagagaaattAATGTTGCAAAAGGCTAAAGAGCTTGATGCATTTGATCAACAAAATCATGGTGCTGTGCCACAATACAGTGATAGAAATTATAGCCGTGATAAGAATGGTTTCCATGGGGCAAACAGTGTGAAGGTCACTTCGTATGAGGAGGAAGCCCTTAGGACAATGAAGGCATTTTGGCTGCCCTCTGCTACACCAGAAGCTTCTGTTAAAGTAGAAGCACCTTCTACCAGTACTCTCTGTCCAGAAGGTAACGAGAAACTGAAGTTAAAGACACTTTTCCCTGTCCAGTTCACTGAAGATACTAGTGAGCAGAAAAAATCCAACGCTCTTGATAGGACCTACATTTGTCCTAGCTGCAAAACCACTCTCACCAACACAATGTCACTTGTGGCCCTCAGTTCATGTGGGCACGTATTTTGCAAAAAATGTTCTGACAGGTTTATGGCTGTCGATAAGGTTTGTCTCGTTTGCAACAAGGCGTGTAAAGAGAGACATTTGGTGAATTTGGAGAAGGGAGGTACAGGTTTTGCTGGTCACGATGATCATCTTGAAGCCAAAGATTTCAAGCATTTGGGAAGTGGTTCTGGTTTGGGGCTGGTTAGACCTGCAATGAAGACTTAA